A section of the Cherax quadricarinatus isolate ZL_2023a unplaced genomic scaffold, ASM3850222v1 Contig2776, whole genome shotgun sequence genome encodes:
- the LOC138851914 gene encoding uncharacterized protein: MVFSVRRRVNTVGIQLVRGAITPENEQVLLPKIIRDTYGIADKDLYGVALNGAYRIFVKLLYEPVYEQLVEQFQDLCVDVSPDVHVRMVDVSRQYTWVKLRNVPFEADATDLRSVFRRYGVIHMAKQGMRVAGAYVGLPDGSFTLKMSLRQAIPSYVYLDDFRTQVMVSYAGQRRTCRLCGEYDHMAAECGQRGQARRPAGGSTNDDGQEAPIHGRKGDGGHGRLWSEEIEEPVVVSNLELSSLESPASPVVQQASGEDQVTVEVEDLDATIASVLHTMFSSTDVVSPAVTTASPEIVSVAVEQQQEEVVGAGGAGGDVVTPRQKAETKVVVEVHRVDDPVTNMEEDAGTRKRAAALSDSDDVLTPAQRTGKKASVDGEGRCASGGEQRQLVVPGGTGVVRGEHGKRGPQGPSGHAKVQVGQRGRKP; encoded by the coding sequence ATGGTATTCAGCGTGAGGAGGCGGGTGAATACCGTTGGTATACAGCTTGTTCGGGGGGCGATTACGCCTGAGAATGAACAAGTTTTGCTACCTAAGATTATCCGTGACACTTATGGTATTGCGGACAAGGATTTGTACGGTGTGGCATTAAATGGCGCATACCGGATATTTGTAAAACTACTCTACGAGCCAGTGTACGAGCAGCTGGTTGAGCAATTCCAAGATCTCTGCGTAGATGTGTCCCCTGACGTGCATGTGCGTATGGTGGATGTCTCTCGACAATATACGTGGGTGAAACTGCGCAATGTGCCCTTCGAGGCCGATGCAACGGATCTCCGCAGTGTTTTCAGAAGATACGGAGTGATACACATGGCTAAACAAGGCATGCGGGTGGCTGGGGCGTATGTTGGTCTCCCAGACGGTTCGTTTACCCTTAAGATGTCTCTACGCCAGGCCATACCATCGTATGTGTACCTTGATGACTTCcgcacacaggtcatggtgtcttaTGCTGGTCAACGACGGACGTGTCGCCTCTGCGGTGAatatgatcatatggcagcagAGTGTGGGCAGCGCGGGCAGGCCAGAAGGCCAGCCGGTGGCTCAACGAATGACGATGGGCAGGAGGCTCCCATACATGGACGAAAAGGAGATGGTGGCCACGGTCGGCTTTGGAGTGAGGAGATTgaggagccagtggtggtgtcgaATCTGGAGCTGTCGTCTCTCGAGTCACCTGCATCGCCGGTGGTACAGCAGGCTTCCGGGGAAGACCAGGTGACGGTGGAAGTGGAGGACTTGGATGCGACAATAGCGTCTGTTTTGCATACCATGTTCTCATCTACGGATGTGGTCTCCCCGGCTGTGACGACGGCCAGTCCGGAGATCGTGTCTGTGGCGgtcgagcagcagcaggaggaggttgttggtgctggtggggcTGGCGGGGACGTGGTGACCCCTCGTCAGAAGGCAGagacgaaggtggtggtggaggtacatcGTGTGGACGATCCGGTCACAAACATGGAGGAGGACGCTGGGACGAGGAAGAGGGCTGCAGCATTGTCGGACTCTGACGACGTCCTGACGCCGGCTCAACGAACAGGGAAGAAAGCATCGGTAGATGGGGAGGGGCGGTGTGCTAGTGGAGGTGAGCAGCGACAGCTGGTGGTGCCAGGTGGCACGGGTGTCGTGCGTGGAGAGCATGGCAAACGTGGCCCCCAGGGCCCAAGTGGGCATGCAAAAGTACAAGTGGGGCAGCGAGGGAggaaaccttag